The DNA segment GTCAGGGGATTTAGTCGGTCAATTGATGCACTATTTGCGTTTTTGATAGGTCAACCGCCCCACCCCCGAGGGGATGAAAGCACGTTCAATAAAAACTCTATGCGATCGAGCTTTTGGATTTTATCCCTTACCCGTTCATCCCCTTTTTCAAAAAGTCTAATTTCTGGCTGGCGATCGCACCAAGGCGATCGATCGGCCAAAAACGGAAGCAAGCACGACCGATAATATTTTGTTTTGGCAAAAACCCCCAAATGTGGGAATCGTTACTGTTATTGCGGTTATCCCCCATCACGAAAAATTCTCCTTCGGGAACTACTTGTGGTCCCCATTGGTAATCAGGTGGTTCGGCAATGTAATTTTCTGCCAGAGGTTTTTGATTTAAATACACTTTGCCATTGCTGATACTCACCACTTCTCCAGGAGTACCGATCACTCTTTTAATAAAAGCCTGATCCTTGGCATATCCTTGGATTTGCAGTTGTGGGGGAGGATCGAAAACTACTATATCGCCAGTGGTTGGCCCTCGAAAATAGTAAGTAAGTTTATCGACTACCAAGCGATCGCCTACTTGTAAGCTTGGCAGCATAGAATCAGAAGGGATGTAGCGGGGTTCTGCCACAAAAGTCCGAATTAACAGCGCTAAAGTAAGAGCCACAAATAGAATTAGCAGATTTTCCCTCAATTGACGCCAGATTACTTGAGATAGGGTAGAATCCGCCAAATCCTTTTGGTTATAGTCCATAGATGTGTTTGAGATACTCCGAAATTAACAGGGCGTAACAGCTTCTCGATCGTAAACTTGTTGCATTAGCAAGCCCTAACATAGTTTCTCACAAACACAGACAACCGTAAGCTTGTCCCTTACTCGATCGAATTTCCCCCTTTGGCCAGAGGTAGAAACACGATCTATGTCACAAGGTGTAGTTTAGCCGATCACTCCCTACCTCGTAAGTTATCACTATCTAGGATAAGGAAACATCACAGGAATAGAGAGAGTCACATCATCAGTTAGTCAGGGAAAAAGCGTGATACTGGCTATAGTAAGTCAGTGAATTGAGAAAATTTATGATGTTAATTCGCGATATAGTCGAACAAGCTCTTACAACTGGTTATTTAACTGTTGAGGCGGAAGATATTCTTCGCAAATTGTTAAAAACCAAGTACGAATCGGAAGACTTAACTGCGTTTTTAAAGTTACAGGAAGCCGCAGTATCGGGTATTGTTAGGCAGCAATCTCGTGAATTGTTTTATAGTAAAGAAGTAGTTGGTGAGCCTATCGAGCCAAAGTATCGTTTGCTGGTACACCAGTAAATTTAATTAATCTAAAATCTATATTGTTGCTAACTAATGAAGCAATTCTTCACTGATGTAAAAAGATTTATAAGCCAAAATTTTGTTCGATTAACTGTATATTAGTTATCACCAAAACGGTTGGTACATCACATCGTTAAATCCCTATCAGTGAGAGTCGAACTGATGAAAATATAAATGCTCTACAGGAAACTCTTTCATCAGTTCGTAGTTTTAAAGTAGGAACGTGCCGAGAAACAGAAGGATGTCATGAAAAGAAAACTTAGTGAAAACCCTTTTCCTTTTCCTTTTTACCTCCTGCTTACTTAAGCAATTGCGATCGCCATCTCTTGATTACCATCATTTTCCTGCCGTTCCCTGGTTTCTTCTGATAAACGTTCGACAAAAATTTTCATCTGTTCCAACTGCACCGAACCAAAAAAGGTTGCAAAAGAAACATCTGCGGCATCTCTTCCCGTACCAATTCGCACTAATCCATCCAGAGGTACTAAACGAGTCGGGTCAAATAAGTACCAGCGATCGCCTAAATAAGCCTCAAAACAAGCATGAAAATCTGGCGGATTTAACTTATAAGCATAAGTACTGACAAAGCGAGCGGGGATATTTAAAGCGCGACATAAAGCAATTCCTAAATGAGCAAAATCTCGACAAACACCCTTTCTTTCCATCGCCGTGTCGTAAGCCGAGGTTTGGGAATCGCTGCTACCAGAAAGATAAGTTACCTTTTCATAAATCCAATTACAAATCGCCGTTACTCTAGAATAACCGGGATATAAATGACTGAATTCACTCTGCACTAAGCCAAACAATCGGTCTGATTGGCAGTAACGACTGGGATAAAGATAGCGCAGAGTTTCCATTGGTAAATCAGAAGGCGGTATTTCAGAAATCTCGTTAGGATCGCAATAAAAAGGGTATAATTCTACTGCCGCTTCATAATAAACTTCTAATTTTCCGGCTGGCGCGTTTATTCTGACATAGCGCGTACCATTAGATTCAATAGCAGTATATTCATCAAACTGGAAATGGGGATTAAAGTGTAATTTTTCTTGGCAAATATTTTGATATTGATTTTCGATTATTTGCAAATTAAATACTATAGTTGTAGGTGCAAGCACAGTGTAGTGCAATAGAGAACCGAGATTAAATTTCATAGTAATTTTGAGTAGAGTTAACTATTTTAACTGTTCCGATCTTTTACGGCATCTACCAACAGAATAGTATTGAAAACTAAACAGCTATAGTGCTTCCAGGTAAATGTAGTACATAGAAACTCGTTTTCTATCTTGTACTTCAGGTAAATGGAATCTGCGGTAAAAAGATACAGCAGATTCTATCCTTACTACCAGTTCACTGCTTAATTAAAAAACGGTAGAAGTTATTTCTACCGTTTTTTAATTGTGATAACTAAATGGAATGTGAGTTAAGATTTGAGGTTCGTTAGTGACAAACCCCGATTAAAAACCGAAGATTATTCTGCCGCTTGGGGTAGTAATTCCCGCTTTTCTCCTTGACGGACTTTCACGGTTCCTTGGTCGTCTACATCCACTACAGCGGTATCGCCATTTTGGATGCGTGCGGAAAGAATTTCTTCGGCAAGAACGTCTTCTAGGAGGCGCATAATCGCACGGCGTAAGGGTCTCGCACCGTAGCTGGGATTGTAACCTTCTTGCACCAAGCGATCTTTGAAGGCTTCCGTTACTTCCAGAACGATTCCTTGTTCGCCCAGACGACTGAAGACTTCTTTGAGCATGATATCGGCAATCTCTTTCACTTCGTCCTTAGAAAGTTGACGGAAGACGATGATTTCGTCGATCCGGTTGAGGAATTCCGGACGGAAGTATTGTTTGAGTTCTTCATTCACTAAGGAACGAATGCGGTTGTATTGCGCTTCCGATTGGTTGTCTGAGAACTCGAAACCTAAGCTGCCGCCGCCTTTTTCAATGACCTTAGAACCGATGTTGGAGGTCATGATCAGCAGGGTGTTCTTGAAGTCTACGGTGCGTCCCTTGGCGTCGGTCAAACGACCATCTTCCAAGATTTGCAGCAGCATATTGAATACATCGGGGTGCGCTTTTTCGATTTCGTCGAACAGCACCACGGTGTAAGGACGACGGCGCACTGCTTCTGTTAGCTGACCGCCTTCGTTGTAACCAACGTAACCGGGAGGCGAACCGATCAGCTTGGAAACGGTGTGGCGTTCCATGTATTCGGACATATCTAACCGAATCATGGCTTCTTCCGAACCGAAGAAGTAGGAAGCTAATGCTTTGGCTAGTTCTGTTTTCCCTACCCCGGTTGGGCCAGAGAATACAAAGCTAGCGATCGGGCGGTTGGGGTTTTTCAAACCAACTCTGGCGCGACGAATGGCGCGAGATACGGCAGTTACCGCATCTTCTTGACCGATCAAGCGCTGGTGCAGGGTGTCTTCCATGTGCAGCAGCTTTTCGGATTCCGATTCGGTCAGTTTG comes from the Leptolyngbyaceae cyanobacterium genome and includes:
- the lepB gene encoding signal peptidase I; translation: MDYNQKDLADSTLSQVIWRQLRENLLILFVALTLALLIRTFVAEPRYIPSDSMLPSLQVGDRLVVDKLTYYFRGPTTGDIVVFDPPPQLQIQGYAKDQAFIKRVIGTPGEVVSISNGKVYLNQKPLAENYIAEPPDYQWGPQVVPEGEFFVMGDNRNNSNDSHIWGFLPKQNIIGRACFRFWPIDRLGAIASQKLDFLKKGMNG
- a CDS encoding transglutaminase family protein; this encodes MKFNLGSLLHYTVLAPTTIVFNLQIIENQYQNICQEKLHFNPHFQFDEYTAIESNGTRYVRINAPAGKLEVYYEAAVELYPFYCDPNEISEIPPSDLPMETLRYLYPSRYCQSDRLFGLVQSEFSHLYPGYSRVTAICNWIYEKVTYLSGSSDSQTSAYDTAMERKGVCRDFAHLGIALCRALNIPARFVSTYAYKLNPPDFHACFEAYLGDRWYLFDPTRLVPLDGLVRIGTGRDAADVSFATFFGSVQLEQMKIFVERLSEETRERQENDGNQEMAIAIA